One part of the Cyclobacteriaceae bacterium genome encodes these proteins:
- a CDS encoding aminopeptidase P family protein codes for MRYSQINNQLFVQNRKRLVKELKPASVAVFNANDIMPTNADGTMRFRQNSDLFYLTGVDQEETILVICPNYPDKKLREVLFLRETNEQIATWEGHKLTKAEAHEVTGIETILWTSDFHRVFNTMMVMGGVENVYLNTNEHYRAEVRVESRDSRFIKACKERYPLHKYERVAPIMSALRAVKSKYEIELMQKACDITEKSFRRVLKFVKPGVKEYEIEAEFIHEFIRNGSRGFAYEPIIASGANACVLHYIENTSICKAGEVILLDVGAEYANYNADMTRVIPVSGKFTKRQKDVYNAVLRVKRAAYKLLRPGTMYFDYHKEVQKVMEGELLKLKLIDKTDIKNQHPDKPVVMKYFMHGTGHHLGLDVHDTGNMFAKMKEGMVWTVEPGIYIKEEVLGIRLENNVVITKTGLQDLMKNIPIEAEEIEDLMNSK; via the coding sequence ATGCGCTATTCTCAAATCAACAACCAGCTTTTTGTGCAAAACCGTAAACGGTTGGTGAAGGAACTAAAACCCGCTTCGGTAGCTGTGTTTAATGCCAACGATATTATGCCCACCAATGCCGATGGCACGATGCGTTTCCGTCAGAATAGTGATTTGTTTTACCTTACCGGGGTAGACCAAGAAGAAACTATTTTGGTGATATGCCCGAATTACCCGGATAAGAAACTTCGTGAGGTGTTGTTTTTGCGCGAAACTAACGAGCAGATTGCCACCTGGGAAGGTCATAAACTAACCAAAGCGGAAGCGCATGAAGTAACAGGCATAGAAACCATTCTTTGGACATCCGATTTTCACCGCGTGTTCAACACCATGATGGTGATGGGAGGTGTGGAAAACGTGTATTTAAATACCAATGAACATTACCGGGCAGAAGTACGTGTGGAGAGCCGCGACTCGCGCTTTATCAAAGCGTGTAAGGAACGTTATCCATTGCATAAGTATGAACGTGTTGCACCCATCATGTCTGCCTTGCGGGCAGTGAAATCGAAATACGAAATTGAATTGATGCAAAAGGCTTGTGATATAACGGAGAAGTCTTTTCGCAGGGTGTTGAAATTTGTGAAGCCTGGCGTGAAGGAATATGAAATTGAAGCCGAATTTATTCATGAATTTATCCGCAACGGTTCAAGAGGGTTCGCTTATGAACCCATCATCGCCTCGGGTGCCAATGCCTGCGTGCTCCATTACATTGAAAATACCAGTATCTGTAAAGCCGGTGAGGTAATTTTATTAGATGTGGGAGCCGAATACGCAAACTACAATGCCGATATGACGCGGGTGATACCGGTAAGTGGTAAATTCACCAAACGACAAAAGGATGTTTACAATGCCGTGCTCCGCGTAAAGCGTGCGGCTTATAAATTACTTCGACCGGGCACCATGTATTTTGATTATCATAAAGAAGTGCAGAAGGTAATGGAAGGGGAGTTGTTGAAACTAAAACTTATTGATAAGACTGATATTAAAAATCAACATCCTGATAAACCGGTGGTGATGAAGTATTTTATGCATGGTACCGGTCATCATTTGGGGTTGGATGTGCACGATACCGGAAATATGTTTGCGAAAATGAAGGAGGGAATGGTATGGACCGTAGAACCCGGCATTTATATTAAAGAAGAAGTTCTTGGCATCCGCCTGGAAAATAATGTTGTGATTACCAAAACCGGGCTTCAGGATTTGATGAAAAATATTCCCATTGAAGCTGAGGAGATAGAAGACCTCATGAATTCAAAGTAA
- a CDS encoding DUF4198 domain-containing protein, which produces MKRKFSAAFLLITFVAVLAQAHEFWMQPDKFRFAIGETAKINFMVGENFVGERWNLTKHRLLRLDHHAGSYSEGLIESVNPGEGNNLEIKFTKEGTHLFVMQSNNAFIELEGEKFNAYLEEDGVEDVLAFRRKNNLMHKPAKEYYARCAKLLLQTGTKTDDTFKKQVGLPLEIVPVKNPYAVKQGDDITFQVWFEGKPLPFTMVKVWNRKDGTTFMQNTYTQKDGTITTRLSNSGAWMVSCVKMVPAKEEGADWQSYWGSLVFGF; this is translated from the coding sequence ATGAAACGAAAATTCTCAGCAGCTTTTCTTCTAATAACTTTTGTTGCTGTACTCGCACAAGCGCACGAATTCTGGATGCAACCTGATAAATTCAGGTTTGCCATAGGTGAAACTGCGAAGATCAATTTTATGGTGGGTGAGAATTTTGTAGGCGAGCGATGGAATTTAACTAAGCACCGCTTGCTACGGTTGGATCATCATGCGGGTTCCTATAGTGAGGGCCTTATTGAAAGCGTAAACCCGGGAGAAGGAAATAACCTGGAGATTAAATTCACTAAAGAAGGAACCCATTTATTTGTGATGCAAAGCAATAACGCCTTCATTGAACTGGAAGGAGAAAAATTCAATGCTTATCTTGAAGAAGATGGTGTGGAGGATGTGTTGGCTTTCCGTAGGAAAAATAATTTAATGCATAAACCTGCCAAAGAGTATTATGCCCGGTGTGCAAAACTTCTGCTACAGACCGGAACTAAAACAGATGATACTTTTAAAAAGCAAGTTGGTCTGCCGTTAGAAATTGTACCCGTAAAGAATCCATATGCTGTTAAGCAAGGCGATGACATTACTTTTCAGGTATGGTTTGAAGGCAAGCCACTTCCTTTTACGATGGTTAAAGTCTGGAACAGAAAAGATGGCACTACCTTTATGCAAAATACCTATACTCAAAAAGACGGCACCATAACAACACGGCTAAGCAATTCAGGTGCATGGATGGTAAGTTGTGTGAAGATGGTTCCCGCAAAGGAGGAAGGAGCCGATTGGCAGAGCTATTGGGGGAGTTTGGTATTTGGATTTTAA
- a CDS encoding RidA family protein yields MSQSINSDKAPEPVGLYPHARKVGGLLFLSGVGPRKKGSKEIPGVTLDAAGNIVAYDIAEQCHSVFQNVRYILEASGSQWENLVDVTVFLTNMKADFATFNRIYAEYFKENQPCRTTVEVNALPTPIAIELKCIATISAG; encoded by the coding sequence ATGAGTCAATCTATCAACTCCGATAAAGCACCCGAACCTGTTGGTCTTTATCCACACGCACGCAAAGTTGGCGGCCTGCTTTTTTTATCGGGGGTAGGGCCACGCAAAAAAGGGTCAAAAGAAATCCCAGGCGTTACGTTAGATGCCGCAGGCAACATCGTTGCCTATGATATAGCCGAACAGTGCCATTCCGTTTTTCAGAATGTTCGGTATATCCTGGAAGCCTCTGGTTCGCAGTGGGAAAACCTGGTGGATGTAACGGTATTTCTTACCAACATGAAAGCGGACTTTGCCACCTTCAACCGGATCTATGCGGAGTACTTTAAGGAGAACCAGCCTTGCCGCACCACGGTGGAGGTAAACGCATTGCCTACCCCAATTGCCATAGAGCTAAAATGCATAGCCACAATTTCTGCAGGCTAG
- the mce gene encoding methylmalonyl-CoA epimerase, with amino-acid sequence MQKLEHIGIAVKNLAEANVLFARLLGRQHYKVEEVESEGVRTSFFEVGGVKIELLEATRPDSPIARFIEKRGEGIHHLAFEVADVHHALEDYQQKGFEAINAAPKKGADNKMICFLHPKSTQGVLVELCQEVNGS; translated from the coding sequence ATGCAAAAACTTGAGCATATCGGAATTGCCGTTAAAAACCTGGCCGAGGCAAATGTGTTATTTGCCCGTTTATTAGGCCGGCAACACTATAAGGTAGAGGAGGTTGAGTCGGAAGGGGTGCGTACTTCTTTTTTTGAAGTAGGTGGTGTAAAAATAGAATTACTGGAGGCCACGCGTCCTGATTCGCCCATTGCACGCTTTATCGAAAAACGTGGCGAAGGCATACATCACCTTGCCTTTGAAGTTGCCGATGTTCATCATGCACTTGAGGACTACCAACAAAAGGGATTCGAAGCCATTAATGCAGCACCAAAAAAAGGTGCAGACAACAAAATGATTTGTTTTCTGCACCCTAAGTCAACACAAGGTGTGTTGGTTGAATTGTGCCAGGAGGTTAACGGCTCTTAG
- a CDS encoding iron-sulfur cluster assembly accessory protein, with protein sequence MITVTDKAKEKIVELRQKEGKTEDPNIRVSVKGGGCSGLMYELAFDEAINPADQVFEDKGVKILVDKKSLLYLLGTTLDFSDGLNGKGFQFINPNASRTCGCGESFSV encoded by the coding sequence ATGATTACCGTTACCGATAAAGCCAAAGAAAAAATTGTTGAGCTCCGCCAAAAGGAAGGCAAAACGGAAGATCCGAATATACGCGTCTCTGTAAAAGGGGGCGGCTGTTCGGGACTTATGTACGAACTGGCTTTTGATGAGGCCATTAACCCTGCCGACCAGGTTTTTGAAGATAAAGGCGTAAAAATTTTGGTGGATAAAAAGAGCCTGCTTTACCTGTTGGGAACAACGCTTGATTTTTCAGACGGACTAAACGGAAAAGGATTTCAGTTTATCAATCCAAACGCTTCACGCACCTGTGGATGCGGGGAGAGCTTTTCTGTGTAA
- the thiL gene encoding thiamine-phosphate kinase — MSEKRSEISELGEFGLIDRIAGNTRLHNPTSIHGIGDDAAVLDGGVDYLLVSTDLLAEGIHFDLAFTPLQHLGHKAVSVNVSDIAAMNGKAEQIVVSIALSNRFSVEAVDALYEGIRAACKQYNVDLVGGDTTASRSGLVISITAIGRVAKEKIVYRSGAKPNDIICVTGDLGAAYVGLQVLVREKEVYLANPDMQPGLEKYAYMVGRQLKPGARTDIVYELEELGVKPTSMIDVSDGLASELFHIGKNSGVGTRIFEDKIPIDQAAYEAMALEFKIDPVTGALNGGEDYELLFTIKPDDFEKIKNHSDIHLIGYVHEKPNDHILVTKQGNAVSLRAQGWDHFKS; from the coding sequence ATGAGTGAAAAACGATCTGAAATCAGTGAACTTGGGGAATTTGGCCTGATCGACAGGATTGCAGGCAACACCCGGTTGCATAACCCAACTTCCATACATGGAATAGGTGACGATGCTGCAGTTTTGGATGGTGGCGTTGATTACCTGTTGGTGTCAACCGATTTGCTGGCCGAAGGCATCCACTTTGACCTTGCGTTTACCCCCCTTCAGCACCTGGGGCATAAAGCTGTTTCCGTTAATGTTTCCGACATCGCGGCCATGAACGGAAAGGCTGAACAAATAGTGGTTTCGATTGCTTTAAGTAACCGTTTTTCTGTTGAGGCTGTGGATGCTTTGTACGAAGGAATCCGCGCAGCTTGCAAGCAATACAATGTTGATCTGGTAGGTGGCGATACAACCGCTTCACGTTCAGGCTTGGTTATTTCCATTACAGCCATTGGCCGGGTGGCAAAAGAAAAAATTGTGTATCGATCAGGCGCAAAGCCAAACGATATTATTTGTGTAACGGGAGACCTTGGGGCAGCTTATGTAGGTCTTCAGGTACTGGTACGCGAAAAGGAGGTTTACCTGGCCAACCCGGATATGCAGCCGGGCCTTGAAAAATATGCTTACATGGTGGGGCGACAGTTAAAGCCTGGTGCCCGTACAGATATTGTTTACGAGTTGGAAGAATTGGGGGTTAAGCCAACGTCAATGATCGATGTTTCAGATGGCCTTGCTTCGGAGCTATTCCATATTGGTAAAAACTCAGGCGTGGGCACCCGAATTTTTGAAGATAAGATACCGATTGACCAGGCGGCTTATGAGGCCATGGCGTTGGAATTTAAAATTGACCCGGTTACCGGTGCGCTGAATGGTGGGGAAGATTATGAATTGTTATTTACCATTAAGCCGGATGATTTTGAGAAAATCAAAAACCATTCGGATATCCACCTGATTGGTTACGTGCACGAAAAACCAAACGACCATATTTTGGTTACCAAGCAAGGCAATGCAGTTTCGCTGCGTGCTCAGGGTTGGGATCATTTTAAATCATGA